In Trifolium pratense cultivar HEN17-A07 linkage group LG7, ARS_RC_1.1, whole genome shotgun sequence, a genomic segment contains:
- the LOC123896144 gene encoding uncharacterized protein LOC123896144, with the protein MDVSLTQRMRSTLAAVYYNHEKPILFRINDDETFDGLKQQLNELNRTTNNQNDNRTVSSLKYRKPSIGSDGRITFTDMMLENNDDIQTMFSIFEQYSNRGPIELDATLTRSVKAILASLVRPEDRNNVSI; encoded by the coding sequence atggatgtcTCACTAACACAACGCATGAGATCCACCCTTGCAGCAGTTTACTACAACCACGAAAAACCAATTTTGTTTCGCATTAACGATGATGAAACGTTCGatggtctgaaacaacaactgaACGAGCTGAATCGTACCACCAACAACCAGAACGACAACAGAACAGTTTCAAGTCTCAAGTACCGTAAGCCGTCGATCGGTTCCGACGGACGCATTACCTTCACCGATATGATGCTTGAAAACAATGATGATATTCAAACTATGTTCTCAATTTTTGAGCAGTATAGCAACAGGGGGCCTATCGAATTAGATGCAACGCTGACAAGATCTGTCAAAGCCATCCTTGCTAGCCTTGTTCGTCCGGAAGATCGAAATAATGTTTCCATTTGA
- the LOC123895345 gene encoding uncharacterized protein LOC123895345 produces MPKFMHSFIEDIIDVEGDGYCGYRVVALHQKGNQQDFELIGLNMERELRLHKESYVELFDTEHYKYVTDELFPPPRRSKHVFATKDKWFTFSDMGYVVATHFQRVVVQLSNMERCGASRTCFPLRGKPPSDTSDLDSKIICIGALTDHFVLVRLKVGCPIPPTAHQWKNSCSEEAAEWEPMFLDRMQKFGELLTIERAGDDLATIGKGSKDDPLEL; encoded by the coding sequence ATGCCGAAGTTCATGCACTCATTTATCGAAGATATTATTGACGTTGAAGGTGACGGTTATTGTGGATACCGTGTGGTAGCTTTGCACCAAAAAGGAAATCAGCAAGATTTTGAGTTGATCGGACTAAACATGGAGAGGGAGCTGAGATTGCATAAGGAATCATATGTGGAGTTGTTCGATACTGAGCATTACAAGTATGTCACGGATGAACTTTTCCCACCACCGAGAAGGAGTAAACATGTTTTTGCAACCAAGGACAAATGGTTTACTTTTTCGGATATGGGTTACGTTGTGGCTACTCATTTTCAGAGGGTTGTTGTTCAACTATCAAATATGGAAAGGTGTGGAGCATCTAGAACTTGTTTCCCATTGCGTGGCAAACCTCCATCAGACACGTCAGACTTGGATTCCAAGATTATTTGCATCGGCGCGCTCACTGACCACTTTGTGTTAGTGCGGTTGAAAGTAGGATGTCCGATACCTCCAACGGCTCATCAGTGGAAAAACTCTTGTTCCGAAGAAGCTGCAGAATGGGAGCCCATGTTTTTGGATAGAATGCAAAAGTTTGGTGAGCTGTTGACCATTGAAAGAGCAGGCGATGACTTAGCCACGATTGGAAAGGGTAGCAAAGACGATCCGCTCGAATTGTAG
- the LOC123896145 gene encoding protein FAR1-RELATED SEQUENCE 5-like, producing the protein MAGKQELVLGICAPGIVEVPPDKPPSRPVAYEIDTSDHFYTEMATPDRDELIRWAREIALKIKFAIVIGKSDNGSDKRKQYFRLDCERGGRYVSTNKKLKSDQTGTRKCGCPFRLCGYCHADKTWHLTVVNGKHNHELDKAVEGHLIVGHLKPEERQCMEEMSRNLVPPKNIMSTLKDRDPNNKTTTKQLYNLSHRLKLKMRASMTEMQHLSKRLVENGYFFKHRTVVVDGSKHVQDIFFAHPKSISLFNSFPTVLLMDSTYKTNKYKMPLFEIVGFTSTGRSFIVGFAWLTNEREDNFT; encoded by the coding sequence ATGGCGGGCAAGCAAGAGCTTGTGCTAGGTATCTGTGCCCCGGGAATTGTTGAGGTTCCGCCTGATAAACCTCCATCTAGACCTGTTGCATATGAGATTGATACATCGGATCATTTTTACACTGAAATGGCAACCCCTGACCGAGATGAGTTGATTAGATGGGCTCGGGAGATTGCCTTAAAGATAAAGTTTGCAATTGTAATTGGCAAATCCGACAACGGAAGCGATAAGAGGAAGCAATATTTCAGGTTGGATTGCGAGCGGGGAGGCCGGTACGTGTCAACAAATAAGAAGCTAAAATCTGATCAAACCGGCACGAGGAAATGCGGCTGTCCATTTCGACTATGTGGTTATTGTCATGCCGATAAAACATGGCATTTGACCGTTGTAAACGGCAAACATAACCACGAGTTGGACAAGGCAGTTGAAGGCCATCTCATTGTCGGTCATCTCAAACCGGAAGAAAGGCAATGTATGGAGGAAATGTCAAGGAATCTGGTTCCGCCTAAGAATATAATGTCCACATTGAAAGATAGGGATCCAAACAACAAGACAACAACAAAGCAACTCTACAATTTAAGTCATcgattaaaacttaaaatgagGGCATCAATGACTGAAATGCAACACCTCTCCAAAAGACTTGTCGAgaacgggtattttttcaaacatagAACGGTTGTTGTAGATGGATCCAAACATGTTCAAGACATTTTCTTTGCACATCCTAAATCTATAAGTTTGTTCAATTCTTTTCCTACTGTGCTTTTGATGGATTCGacatacaaaacaaacaaatacaaaatgcCGTTATTTGAGATTGTCGGATTCACATCAACTGGGAGATCTTTCATTGTTGGATTTGCTTGGCTTACCAATGAAAGAGAAGACAACTTCACTTAG